The proteins below come from a single Streptomyces sp. SS1-1 genomic window:
- a CDS encoding ABC transporter ATP-binding protein translates to MAIKTLGRRTRAAAAAAEADDDSWIELDGLHKIYRPRKSEPTHALSDINLKVKRGEFISIVGPSGCGKTTLLKILAGLIPRTEGVVRVAGRDVVGPLPEVGMVFQAATLLPWRTILQNVMIPVEIQRLDRAEYGKRADQLLEMVGLGGFENKYPDELSGGMQQRAGICRALVHDPAVLLMDEPFGALDAMTREYMNVELLRIWRESGKTVVLVTHSIPEAVFLSDRVVVLSPRPGRIAEVIDIDLERPRDLSVMASDRAGVYVERIRTYFNAQGVID, encoded by the coding sequence ATGGCCATCAAGACCCTCGGCCGCCGCACGCGAGCGGCAGCGGCCGCCGCGGAAGCCGACGACGACAGCTGGATCGAGCTCGACGGGCTGCACAAGATCTACCGGCCCCGCAAGTCCGAACCGACACACGCGCTGTCGGACATCAACCTGAAGGTGAAGCGTGGCGAGTTCATCTCGATCGTCGGACCCTCCGGTTGCGGCAAGACGACACTGCTGAAGATCCTCGCCGGGCTGATCCCCCGGACCGAGGGTGTCGTCCGGGTCGCCGGGCGAGACGTGGTCGGGCCGCTGCCCGAGGTCGGCATGGTCTTCCAGGCGGCCACCCTCCTGCCCTGGCGCACCATCCTGCAGAACGTGATGATCCCGGTCGAGATCCAGCGTCTGGACCGGGCGGAGTACGGCAAGCGCGCCGACCAGCTGCTGGAGATGGTCGGGCTCGGCGGGTTCGAGAACAAGTACCCCGACGAGCTGAGCGGCGGCATGCAGCAGCGGGCCGGCATCTGCCGGGCCCTGGTGCACGACCCGGCGGTCCTCCTCATGGACGAGCCGTTCGGCGCGCTGGACGCCATGACCCGCGAGTACATGAACGTCGAACTCCTGCGGATCTGGCGGGAGAGCGGCAAGACCGTCGTCCTGGTCACCCACTCCATCCCGGAGGCGGTGTTCCTCTCCGACCGGGTCGTCGTCCTCAGCCCCCGCCCGGGCCGGATCGCCGAGGTCATCGACATCGACCTGGAACGGCCGCGCGACCTGAGCGTCATGGCTTCCGACCGCGCCGGCGTCTACGTCGAGCGCATTCGCACCTACTTCAACGCCCAAGGCGTGATCGACTGA
- a CDS encoding ABC transporter permease, whose protein sequence is MTTTDKDQETDGTAPAAASAPEAAPAPPAAKKPRARRDLRDHPEWILVPAVFVTVVLLWEFLVPALGIDEYILPVPSQIVDALGTQLSDSLFWTHMKVTLLESLYGFILGVGTALLLGTAISQVRLIEKTLMPYIVAFQTVPKVALAPLFVVWFGFGMTSKVVMAAVISFFPMLVNVVEGLRSADNDKVQMMTVFGASKFDIFRRVRLPSALPFIFAGLDIGIVFAILGAVVGEFIGAKEGLGYLLLQTNYNFDIAGMFAVLVVLSVLGLIAHFIIRTAQKRFAFWAEDNTVIGA, encoded by the coding sequence ATGACGACTACCGACAAAGACCAGGAGACCGACGGCACCGCGCCCGCCGCCGCGTCCGCCCCCGAGGCGGCGCCGGCGCCCCCGGCGGCCAAGAAGCCGCGCGCCCGCCGCGACCTGCGCGACCACCCCGAGTGGATCCTGGTTCCCGCCGTCTTCGTGACGGTCGTGCTCCTGTGGGAGTTCCTCGTCCCCGCCCTCGGCATCGACGAGTACATCCTCCCGGTGCCCTCCCAGATCGTCGACGCGCTCGGAACCCAGCTGTCCGACAGCCTGTTCTGGACGCACATGAAGGTGACCCTGCTGGAGTCGCTGTACGGCTTCATCCTGGGCGTCGGCACCGCGCTGCTGCTCGGCACGGCGATCTCCCAGGTGAGGCTCATCGAGAAGACCCTGATGCCGTACATCGTGGCCTTCCAGACGGTCCCGAAGGTGGCCCTCGCACCGCTGTTCGTGGTCTGGTTCGGCTTCGGCATGACCAGCAAGGTCGTGATGGCCGCGGTCATCTCCTTCTTCCCGATGCTCGTCAACGTCGTCGAGGGCCTGCGCTCCGCCGACAACGACAAGGTCCAGATGATGACCGTGTTCGGCGCCAGCAAGTTCGACATCTTCCGCCGCGTGCGGCTGCCCAGCGCACTGCCGTTCATCTTCGCCGGCCTCGACATCGGCATCGTCTTCGCCATCCTCGGCGCGGTCGTCGGCGAGTTCATCGGCGCCAAGGAGGGCCTCGGCTACCTCCTGCTGCAGACCAACTACAACTTCGACATCGCCGGAATGTTCGCGGTGCTCGTGGTCCTGTCGGTGCTCGGTCTGATCGCGCACTTCATCATCCGCACCGCCCAGAAGCGCTTTGCCTTCTGGGCCGAGGACAACACGGTGATCGGCGCGTGA
- a CDS encoding Ohr family peroxiredoxin encodes MTTHATHMKGSSHRAYLELPWGQVHYRRAGDADAPALVIVHQSPLSSATYEPAMAALASHGLNVVAIDTPGFGMSDPTPEQWSIPDYAGALWEIVDALGLQKVHLLGQHTGAIVSAEAARQKRDRVLGLIFQGIPVYSDEERAEKAAGYAPGYTPAADGSHLKVIWDRVRWLYPTISAESASRQVAEYLSVGPDYGVAYRAVFQHKPDIAAIAGVPTLLLHGSEDVLDRMNDVVTAAFPHAPLVRIPGGTDFVAEEQPEVFADSVAAHVLAHAAAPKPKFTPVYTATVEVTGGRAGRARSTTGALDVKLTRPAERTDGDTGTDPEELFAAGYAACFASALGVAERRKRVTAGPVTVTASVTLGTRPGGTYGIAARLVVSAPECPQEVLEELVAITHTVCPYSNAVRGNIAVITEANGTS; translated from the coding sequence GTGACCACCCACGCCACCCACATGAAGGGCTCCTCGCACCGCGCGTACCTGGAGCTGCCCTGGGGCCAGGTCCACTACCGCCGCGCCGGCGACGCCGACGCCCCCGCCCTGGTCATCGTCCACCAGTCGCCCCTGTCGTCGGCCACCTACGAGCCCGCGATGGCCGCCCTCGCATCCCACGGCCTCAACGTCGTCGCCATCGACACCCCCGGCTTCGGAATGTCCGACCCGACCCCCGAGCAGTGGTCCATCCCGGACTACGCCGGCGCCCTGTGGGAGATAGTCGACGCCCTCGGCCTGCAGAAGGTCCACCTCCTCGGCCAGCACACCGGCGCGATCGTCTCCGCCGAGGCCGCCCGCCAGAAGCGCGACCGAGTCCTCGGCCTGATCTTCCAGGGCATCCCGGTCTACAGCGACGAGGAGCGCGCCGAGAAGGCCGCGGGCTACGCCCCCGGCTACACCCCCGCCGCCGACGGCAGCCACCTCAAGGTCATCTGGGACCGCGTCCGATGGCTGTACCCGACCATCTCCGCGGAGTCCGCGAGCCGCCAGGTCGCCGAGTACCTGAGCGTCGGCCCGGACTACGGCGTCGCCTACCGCGCCGTCTTCCAGCACAAGCCCGACATCGCCGCCATCGCCGGCGTCCCCACCCTGCTGCTCCACGGCAGCGAGGACGTCCTGGACCGGATGAACGACGTCGTCACGGCCGCGTTCCCGCACGCGCCCCTGGTCCGCATCCCGGGTGGCACGGACTTCGTCGCCGAGGAGCAGCCGGAGGTGTTCGCCGACTCCGTCGCCGCCCACGTCCTCGCCCACGCCGCCGCGCCCAAACCGAAGTTCACGCCCGTCTACACCGCCACCGTCGAGGTGACGGGCGGCCGTGCCGGCCGCGCCCGCTCCACCACCGGCGCCCTCGACGTGAAGCTGACGCGTCCCGCCGAGCGCACCGACGGCGACACCGGCACCGACCCCGAGGAGCTGTTCGCCGCCGGCTACGCCGCCTGCTTCGCCAGCGCCCTCGGCGTCGCCGAGCGCCGCAAGAGGGTCACCGCGGGACCGGTCACCGTCACCGCCTCCGTCACCCTCGGCACCAGGCCGGGCGGGACCTACGGCATCGCGGCCCGCCTGGTGGTCAGCGCCCCGGAGTGCCCCCAGGAGGTCCTGGAGGAACTGGTGGCCATCACGCACACGGTCTGCCCCTACTCCAACGCGGTCCGGGGCAACATCGCGGTCATCACCGAGGCCAACGGCACCAGTTGA
- a CDS encoding SDR family NAD(P)-dependent oxidoreductase: protein MNTTSIPAGDPVRFDGRVALVTGAARGIGAAIAARLAELGATVAAADILPQDQWEDVLPAGGPHTRHHVDITSATSCKYTVDEVLAAHGRLDHLVNNAGVVRRGPAATTTEEDFNYVIDVNLTGTFRMSQAAYPALKDGEHASVVNIGSTNGHIAVLNTLAYCVSKAGVMHMARVLALEWAPDGIRVNAVGPTIVPTAMTEDVRANGDYMEDKMASIPLGRMAGPRDVALTVTHLLSPAAAMTTGQTIFVDGGVVIH from the coding sequence GTGAACACCACCTCGATCCCCGCAGGCGACCCCGTACGGTTCGACGGGAGGGTGGCCCTGGTGACCGGGGCCGCCCGCGGGATCGGCGCCGCCATCGCGGCCCGGCTCGCCGAACTCGGCGCCACCGTCGCCGCCGCGGACATCCTCCCGCAGGACCAGTGGGAGGACGTCCTCCCCGCCGGCGGTCCGCACACCCGCCACCACGTGGACATCACCTCCGCGACCTCCTGCAAGTACACGGTCGACGAGGTCCTGGCGGCACACGGCAGGCTCGACCACCTGGTGAACAACGCGGGAGTAGTCCGGCGCGGACCGGCGGCCACCACCACCGAGGAAGACTTCAACTACGTCATCGACGTCAACCTCACCGGCACCTTCCGGATGTCGCAGGCCGCCTACCCCGCCCTCAAGGACGGGGAGCACGCCAGCGTCGTCAACATCGGCTCCACCAACGGCCACATCGCCGTCCTGAACACCCTCGCCTACTGCGTCAGCAAGGCCGGCGTCATGCACATGGCCCGCGTCCTGGCACTGGAGTGGGCACCGGACGGCATCCGCGTCAACGCGGTCGGACCGACCATCGTGCCCACCGCCATGACCGAGGACGTCCGCGCCAACGGTGACTACATGGAGGACAAGATGGCGAGCATCCCCCTCGGCCGCATGGCCGGCCCGCGCGACGTGGCCCTCACCGTCACCCACCTCCTCAGCCCCGCGGCGGCCATGACGACCGGTCAGACGATCTTCGTCGACGGCGGAGTCGTCATCCACTAG
- a CDS encoding class I SAM-dependent methyltransferase: protein MIDIENQLTLDERSAVDFVLALRKRWSDTLYPALAEEYQGTGPVAADLDGATDRLHELSLYPWYSHLERVQQKMLWKTVGEAVVDRSAALREQLDEIPAEPQGDLRLSADLELPDWYTDYDIHIQPGSFYSDDLSAYVYELGARIVMLRDNDGYKFHRLFTETALPDIPDAARVVDIGCGFGKSTRPLVNKYPTAEVIGIDLAAPGLRLAHAEAEADGAAISYRQGDGRRTGLEAASCDVVTGTMVLHEMPGDAIRETVLEAARLLKPGGTMAFLEFHPTGDIFRDATVYEHAERNNEPFFRDLFGSDLLKVCAEAGLTGATWTPFDERREGKRPEGWGDRREWHFPWAVLTATKPEN, encoded by the coding sequence ATGATCGACATCGAGAACCAGCTCACACTCGACGAACGTTCCGCGGTGGACTTCGTCCTCGCCCTGCGCAAGCGCTGGTCCGACACCCTCTACCCGGCCCTCGCCGAGGAGTACCAGGGCACCGGCCCCGTCGCCGCCGACCTCGACGGCGCCACCGACCGCCTGCACGAGCTGAGCCTCTACCCCTGGTACAGCCACCTGGAGCGGGTGCAGCAGAAGATGCTGTGGAAGACCGTCGGCGAGGCCGTCGTCGACCGCTCGGCGGCGCTGCGCGAGCAGCTCGACGAGATCCCCGCCGAGCCCCAGGGCGACCTGCGGCTGTCCGCGGACCTCGAACTGCCCGACTGGTACACGGACTACGACATCCACATCCAGCCCGGCAGCTTCTACTCCGACGACCTGAGCGCCTACGTCTACGAGCTGGGCGCACGGATCGTGATGCTCCGCGACAACGACGGCTACAAGTTCCACCGGCTGTTCACCGAGACCGCCCTGCCCGACATCCCCGACGCCGCCCGCGTCGTGGACATCGGCTGCGGCTTCGGCAAGAGCACCCGCCCGCTCGTCAACAAGTACCCGACGGCCGAGGTCATCGGCATCGACCTCGCCGCCCCCGGTCTGCGCCTGGCCCACGCCGAGGCCGAGGCCGACGGCGCCGCCATCAGCTACCGCCAGGGCGACGGCCGCAGGACCGGCCTGGAGGCGGCGTCCTGCGACGTCGTCACCGGCACGATGGTGCTGCACGAGATGCCCGGCGACGCCATCCGCGAGACCGTCCTGGAGGCGGCCCGGCTGCTCAAGCCCGGCGGCACGATGGCCTTCCTGGAGTTCCACCCCACCGGGGACATCTTCCGCGACGCCACGGTGTACGAGCACGCCGAGCGCAACAACGAGCCCTTCTTCCGTGACCTGTTCGGCTCGGACCTGCTGAAGGTCTGCGCCGAGGCCGGCCTGACCGGCGCCACGTGGACCCCGTTCGACGAGCGCCGCGAGGGCAAGCGCCCCGAGGGCTGGGGAGACCGCCGCGAGTGGCACTTCCCCTGGGCCGTCCTGACCGCCACCAAGCCGGAGAACTGA
- a CDS encoding M20/M25/M40 family metallo-hydrolase, protein MPEFDLQAALDAVDEHFDTFVAELQELCRIRSRRQEPDQMVATAEFLKASTERWGGTAEIIEWEKSHPYVLAEIAGGDKRLLHFNHYDVEVEPTGDDDAWISPPYAAEIHDGNLYARGVADDKGALMSRLHAAAAWRLSGQEPPVTSRYIMEGKQWLHSPGLGSFIEAHADRLAADAALWENSWADGEGRPLLKLGEKGILYIRLTSTTLTRELTSQNTVLLPSATTRLTQALASLVNPDGTPAVEGFADDARVPTAAERALLEKMPFDGEFLKNRAGVDSFIGGLSDTEAAVAIRTVPTITIAGIEGGDVRDDVTLGIPATASAKVEIRLVPGQSPERVLETVRAHLAKKGFDDIAVEVMATSSPHHTDHNDPFVALVAETARTAYDAEPLIEPYTQWIGNQGALKGLPIVGVGVSRADAGIDGPNEHIRLEDYRMGIKHVVEIMAAMAVNK, encoded by the coding sequence ATGCCCGAGTTCGACCTCCAGGCCGCTCTCGACGCGGTCGACGAGCACTTCGACACCTTCGTCGCCGAGCTCCAGGAGCTGTGCCGCATCCGCAGCCGCCGCCAGGAGCCCGACCAGATGGTGGCCACCGCCGAGTTCCTCAAGGCGTCCACCGAGCGCTGGGGCGGCACCGCCGAGATCATCGAGTGGGAGAAGTCCCACCCCTACGTCCTCGCCGAGATCGCCGGCGGCGACAAGCGCCTGCTGCACTTCAACCACTACGACGTCGAGGTCGAGCCCACCGGCGACGACGACGCCTGGATCAGCCCGCCCTACGCCGCCGAGATCCACGACGGCAACCTCTACGCCCGCGGCGTCGCCGACGACAAGGGCGCGCTGATGTCCCGCCTGCACGCCGCGGCCGCCTGGCGCCTGTCCGGCCAGGAGCCCCCGGTCACCAGCCGGTACATCATGGAGGGGAAGCAGTGGCTGCACAGCCCCGGCCTGGGCAGCTTCATCGAGGCGCACGCCGACCGGCTCGCCGCCGACGCCGCCCTGTGGGAGAACTCCTGGGCCGACGGTGAGGGCCGCCCGCTGCTCAAGTTGGGCGAGAAGGGCATCCTGTACATCCGCCTCACCTCCACCACCCTCACCCGCGAACTGACCAGCCAGAACACGGTCCTGCTGCCGTCCGCCACCACCCGGCTGACCCAGGCGCTGGCCTCCCTGGTCAACCCCGACGGCACCCCCGCCGTCGAAGGCTTCGCCGACGACGCCCGCGTCCCCACCGCAGCCGAGCGCGCCCTGCTGGAGAAGATGCCGTTCGACGGCGAGTTCCTGAAGAACCGCGCCGGCGTGGACTCCTTCATCGGCGGACTGTCCGACACCGAGGCCGCCGTCGCCATCCGCACGGTGCCCACCATCACCATCGCCGGCATCGAGGGCGGCGACGTCCGCGACGACGTCACCCTGGGCATCCCCGCCACCGCCTCCGCCAAGGTCGAGATCCGCCTGGTCCCCGGCCAGAGCCCGGAGCGCGTGCTGGAGACGGTCCGCGCCCACCTCGCCAAGAAGGGCTTCGACGACATCGCCGTCGAGGTCATGGCCACCAGCAGCCCCCACCACACCGACCACAACGACCCGTTCGTCGCCCTCGTCGCCGAGACCGCCCGCACCGCGTACGACGCCGAACCCCTCATCGAGCCGTACACGCAGTGGATCGGCAACCAGGGCGCTCTCAAGGGCCTGCCGATCGTGGGCGTGGGCGTCTCCCGCGCCGACGCCGGCATCGACGGCCCCAACGAGCACATCCGACTGGAGGACTACCGCATGGGCATCAAGCACGTGGTGGAGATCATGGCCGCGATGGCGGTGAACAAGTGA
- a CDS encoding nuclear transport factor 2 family protein, which yields MGAAPLSPAETIDRYLQFCEDRELEKAQEMLADSPRIVFPTGAEYGSLPEMVADQRGRYQWVRKHRDLFYEGRTPDGLVTVTSLGTLYGEDMEGRPFEGVRYVDVFVLRDGLIAEQHVYNDLADSGVSAPVRG from the coding sequence ATGGGCGCCGCACCGCTCTCGCCCGCCGAGACCATCGACCGGTACCTGCAGTTCTGCGAGGACCGGGAGCTGGAGAAGGCGCAGGAGATGCTCGCGGACTCCCCGCGGATCGTCTTCCCCACCGGCGCCGAGTACGGCTCGCTGCCCGAGATGGTCGCCGACCAGCGCGGCCGCTACCAGTGGGTGCGCAAGCACCGGGACCTCTTCTACGAGGGCCGGACCCCCGACGGTCTGGTGACCGTCACCTCGCTCGGCACGCTCTACGGCGAGGACATGGAAGGACGCCCCTTCGAGGGGGTGCGCTACGTCGACGTGTTCGTCCTGCGCGACGGACTCATCGCCGAACAGCACGTCTACAACGACCTCGCGGACTCCGGGGTAAGCGCCCCGGTCCGCGGCTGA
- a CDS encoding FAD-dependent oxidoreductase: MYRSSERWKRLGPRIGGSQVTRADVTSLLSPFSLGSVHLRNRVFVPGHTTNFGHANNPTDRHVAYHGERAKGGVGLIITEGIRVHPTSAGRHISLGSFDDDSIPAYAAVAEAVQAHGTKLFAQLLHTGRQANGDATRTAAWSPGTTPWAAGTHIPHAMGPTDIAIVVQAFGAAARRMQQAGYDGVEIHLGHGHLIEQFLSPFSNTRTDAYGGSLDGRLRFTREVLAAVQEQAPDLPMGIRVSTDEFLPGGLTPPDMVEIVDLLRQEFPLLYVHASHAAYHGSYSLGTQMADMSFGHAQFRHHAALFKKEIPGLPVLAVCRLDSLPEAAELVTAGEADLVGLARPHIADPYLVRRAEEGRAHEVRSCLACNQGCVGRLEANLPISCVVNPEVGAEREWARVRSTGTAPTRRVLVVGGGPSGMEAALASCRAGHEVTLAEAGRELGGQVTTAASVPGRERLGLMIADLTRELADSDVTLRLGEKVTSADVLPGGRLDGFDDVVVATGARPTKRELPGGPPVFDVEETVEALTAGGSEPLRGTVLVRDDQGTWTAASLAEALAREGAQVHILSPTASFAAKITTYSKLALTKRLGELGIRAHVMREVDGAEGTTLVLRDTLSGHTEELTGVTAVVDVALPVADDGIYRELDAREGAPRVHVVGDANAPRTALEAVYEGRLAGTFLTDAVSGAELLARTV; the protein is encoded by the coding sequence GTGTACCGATCATCGGAACGCTGGAAGCGCTTAGGCCCTCGGATTGGGGGATCGCAAGTGACAAGAGCGGACGTAACGTCCCTACTCTCTCCGTTCAGTCTTGGCTCTGTCCACCTGAGGAACCGGGTGTTCGTGCCCGGGCACACAACGAATTTCGGTCACGCCAACAACCCGACGGACCGTCACGTCGCCTACCACGGCGAGCGGGCCAAGGGGGGAGTCGGCCTGATCATCACCGAAGGCATCCGCGTCCACCCCACGAGCGCGGGACGGCACATCAGCCTCGGCAGTTTCGACGACGACTCGATCCCCGCCTACGCGGCTGTCGCCGAAGCGGTCCAGGCGCACGGCACGAAGCTGTTCGCCCAGCTCCTGCACACCGGCCGGCAGGCCAACGGCGACGCCACCCGCACCGCCGCCTGGTCGCCCGGCACCACGCCGTGGGCTGCCGGCACGCACATCCCGCACGCGATGGGACCCACCGACATCGCCATCGTCGTGCAGGCATTCGGCGCCGCCGCAAGGCGCATGCAGCAGGCCGGTTACGACGGTGTCGAGATCCACCTCGGCCACGGCCACCTCATCGAGCAGTTCCTCTCGCCCTTCAGCAACACCCGCACCGACGCCTACGGCGGCAGCCTCGACGGGCGCCTCCGCTTCACCCGCGAGGTACTGGCCGCGGTGCAGGAGCAGGCGCCGGACCTCCCCATGGGGATCCGGGTCAGCACCGACGAGTTCCTGCCCGGCGGGCTCACGCCCCCCGACATGGTCGAGATCGTCGACCTGTTGCGCCAGGAGTTCCCGCTGCTGTACGTCCACGCCAGCCACGCCGCCTACCACGGCAGCTACTCGCTCGGCACGCAGATGGCCGACATGAGCTTCGGGCACGCGCAGTTCCGCCACCACGCGGCCCTGTTCAAGAAGGAGATCCCGGGTCTCCCCGTGCTCGCCGTCTGCCGTCTGGACAGCCTGCCCGAGGCCGCGGAACTGGTCACGGCCGGCGAGGCCGACCTGGTCGGACTCGCTCGCCCGCACATCGCGGACCCCTACCTGGTGCGCCGCGCCGAGGAAGGACGCGCCCACGAGGTCCGTTCCTGCCTCGCCTGCAACCAGGGCTGCGTCGGCCGGTTGGAGGCCAACCTGCCGATCTCCTGCGTGGTCAACCCGGAGGTCGGAGCCGAACGTGAGTGGGCGCGGGTGCGCTCCACCGGCACCGCTCCCACCCGGCGCGTGCTCGTCGTCGGCGGCGGCCCGTCCGGCATGGAGGCCGCGCTGGCGTCCTGCCGTGCCGGCCACGAGGTCACCCTCGCCGAGGCCGGCCGGGAACTCGGCGGACAGGTCACCACCGCGGCGTCCGTGCCCGGCCGGGAACGGCTCGGCCTGATGATCGCCGACCTGACCCGCGAACTCGCCGACAGCGACGTCACCCTACGGCTCGGGGAGAAGGTGACCTCGGCCGACGTGCTGCCCGGTGGCCGGCTCGACGGTTTCGACGACGTCGTCGTCGCCACCGGGGCCCGCCCCACCAAGCGCGAACTCCCCGGCGGACCCCCGGTGTTCGATGTGGAGGAAACCGTCGAGGCCCTCACCGCGGGCGGCTCCGAGCCGTTGCGCGGAACGGTCCTCGTCCGCGACGACCAGGGCACCTGGACCGCGGCCTCGCTCGCCGAGGCACTCGCTCGCGAAGGTGCCCAGGTGCACATCCTGTCGCCGACGGCCTCGTTCGCCGCGAAGATCACCACCTACTCCAAGTTGGCGCTGACCAAGCGCTTGGGAGAACTCGGGATCCGCGCCCACGTCATGCGCGAGGTGGACGGAGCCGAAGGGACCACCCTCGTCCTGCGTGACACCCTGAGCGGACACACCGAGGAACTCACCGGCGTCACCGCCGTCGTGGATGTCGCGCTGCCGGTGGCCGACGACGGCATCTACCGAGAACTCGACGCCCGTGAAGGCGCCCCGCGCGTCCACGTCGTCGGCGACGCCAACGCCCCGCGCACCGCGCTGGAGGCCGTCTACGAAGGCCGGCTCGCCGGAACCTTCCTGACCGACGCCGTCAGCGGCGCCGAACTCCTCGCCCGCACGGTCTGA
- a CDS encoding ABC transporter substrate-binding protein, with translation MKQTLRVGAGAVTLSALLALTACGGDSDSDSGSTDASGNKAATVQLAVASAVTGPKEEVATYAVAKEEGFLKEENLTVKTINADGSVAAVQAVASGSADITPSDAGAILAAREKGVPVVAVGGLVQNWPWRIATTTDSKVKSADDLKGKKIGVISLASGSAPYARAFVEDAGLDPEKDVDLVPVGVGTQALTALESGKVDALALYTQAYTTIELTGKKFAYLENGERFEGIRSLTYAVREDTLKKKGDAIERFLRASYKGMLFSAVNPEAAMKDGYTVFPAILSGQKADDRIKNDSEILKTWVATATPAEGEPASFKDWGAISDEAWTKTADYMKSAGQITKDPDLKALWNDSLLKGANDFDAAAVISKAQSATK, from the coding sequence ATGAAGCAGACCCTCAGAGTCGGGGCCGGCGCCGTGACGCTGTCCGCCCTCCTCGCCCTCACCGCCTGCGGCGGCGACTCCGACTCCGACAGCGGATCCACGGACGCCTCGGGCAACAAGGCCGCCACGGTCCAGCTGGCTGTCGCCTCCGCGGTCACCGGCCCGAAGGAAGAGGTCGCCACCTACGCGGTGGCCAAGGAAGAGGGCTTCCTCAAGGAGGAGAACCTCACCGTCAAGACCATCAACGCCGACGGCTCGGTCGCCGCGGTGCAGGCGGTCGCCTCCGGCAGCGCCGACATCACCCCCTCGGACGCCGGTGCCATCCTCGCCGCCCGCGAGAAGGGCGTCCCGGTCGTCGCGGTCGGCGGCCTGGTGCAGAACTGGCCGTGGCGGATCGCCACCACCACGGACAGCAAGGTCAAGAGCGCGGACGACCTCAAGGGCAAGAAGATCGGCGTCATCAGCCTGGCGTCCGGCTCCGCCCCGTACGCCCGCGCGTTCGTCGAGGACGCCGGCCTGGACCCGGAGAAGGACGTCGACCTGGTGCCGGTCGGTGTCGGCACCCAGGCGCTGACGGCGCTGGAGAGCGGCAAGGTGGACGCGCTCGCCCTGTACACGCAGGCGTACACGACCATCGAGCTCACCGGGAAGAAGTTCGCCTACCTGGAGAACGGCGAGCGTTTCGAGGGCATCCGCTCGCTGACCTACGCGGTGCGTGAGGACACGCTGAAGAAGAAGGGCGACGCCATCGAGCGTTTCCTGCGGGCCTCCTACAAGGGCATGCTCTTCTCCGCCGTGAACCCCGAGGCGGCCATGAAGGACGGCTACACCGTCTTCCCGGCGATCCTCTCCGGCCAGAAGGCGGACGACCGGATCAAGAACGACTCGGAGATCCTCAAGACCTGGGTGGCCACCGCCACGCCCGCCGAGGGTGAGCCCGCCTCCTTCAAGGACTGGGGCGCCATCAGCGACGAGGCCTGGACCAAGACGGCCGACTACATGAAGTCCGCCGGCCAGATCACCAAGGACCCCGACCTCAAGGCCCTGTGGAACGACAGCCTGCTGAAGGGCGCCAACGACTTCGACGCGGCGGCCGTGATCAGCAAGGCCCAGAGCGCCACCAAGTAG